In Ictalurus punctatus breed USDA103 chromosome 3, Coco_2.0, whole genome shotgun sequence, the following are encoded in one genomic region:
- the tial1 gene encoding nucleolysin TIAR isoform X7 has product MITEHTSNDPYCFVEFYEHRDAAAALAAMNGRKILGKEVKVNWATTPSSQKKDTSNHFHVFVGDLSPEITTDDIRAAFAPFGKISDARVVKDMTTGKSKGYGFVSFYNKLDAENAIVHMGGQWLGGRQIRTNWATRKPPAPKNTQDASPKQLRYEDVVNQSSPQNCTVYCGGIQSGLSDHLMRQTFSPFGQIMEIRVFPEKGYSFIRFSSHESAAHAIVSVNGTTIEGHIVKCYWGKESPDMAKTVQPVTEQVGYFQQVDYGQWGHWNQVYGNPQQYGQYMTNGWQVPSYGMYGQTWNQQGFGVEQSQSPAWVGGFGTQPSQAQPGPVMNQANFGMAGYQTQ; this is encoded by the exons ATGATAACTGAG CACACAAGCAATGACCCATATTGTTTTGTGGAGTTCTATGAACACAGAGATGCTGCAGCTGCTTTAGCAGCAATGAATGGCAGGAAGATTCTAGGAAAG GAGGTCAAGGTGAATTGGGCAACGACTCCAAGCAGTCAGAAGAAAGACACATCCA aTCATTTCCATGTTTTTGTGGGAGATCTGAGTCCTGAGATCACCACTGATGATATTAGAGCCGCATTTGCTCCTTTTGGGAAAATCTC CGATGCTCGTGTGGTGAAGGATATGACAACAGGGAAATCAAAGGGGTATGGATTTGTGTCCTTCTATAACAAACTG GATGCGGAGAATGCCATAGTACACATGGGCGGCCAGTGGTTAGGAGGACGGCAGATTCGGACCAACTGGGCCACTAGGAAGCCCCCAGCCCCTAAGAATACTCAAGATG CCAGCCCAAAGCAGCTGAGATATGAAGATGTTGTGAACCAGTCAAGTCCTCAGAACTGCACTGTATACTGTGGTGGCATTCAATCAGGCCTCTCGG ACCACCTCATGCGACAGACGTTTTCACCTTTTGGGCAAATAATGGAAATCAGAGTTTTCCCAGAAAAAGGCTATTCTTTTATCAG GTTCTCTTCCCATGAAAGTGCTGCCCATGCCATTGTGTCAGTGAATGGAACAACCATTGAAGGCCATATTGTTAAGTGCTACTGGGGCAAAGAGTCACCTGATATGGCAAAAACTGTCCAGCCTGTAACAGAACAA GTTGGTTATTTCCAGCAGGTGGATTATGGACAGTGGGGCCACTGGAATCAGGTGTATGGAAATCCTCAGCAGTACGGCCAGTACATGACAAATGGATGGCAAGTACCTTCCTATGGAATGTATGGACAGACATGGAATCAGCAGGGATTTGGAGTGGA ACAATCACAGTCCCCTGCCTGGGTAGGAGGGTTTGGGACTCAGCCCTCTCAGGCACAGCCTGGCCCTGTGATGAACCAGGCTAACTTTGGCATGGCTGGATACCAGACACAGTGA
- the tial1 gene encoding nucleolysin TIAR isoform X1 gives MEDESHPKTLYVGNLSRDVTENLILQLFTQIGPCKSCKMITELDNVGFSILQHTSNDPYCFVEFYEHRDAAAALAAMNGRKILGKEVKVNWATTPSSQKKDTSNHFHVFVGDLSPEITTDDIRAAFAPFGKISDARVVKDMTTGKSKGYGFVSFYNKLDAENAIVHMGGQWLGGRQIRTNWATRKPPAPKNTQDASPKQLRYEDVVNQSSPQNCTVYCGGIQSGLSDHLMRQTFSPFGQIMEIRVFPEKGYSFIRFSSHESAAHAIVSVNGTTIEGHIVKCYWGKESPDMAKTVQPVTEQVGYFQQVDYGQWGHWNQVYGNPQQYGQYMTNGWQVPSYGMYGQTWNQQGFGVEQSQSPAWVGGFGTQPSQAQPGPVMNQANFGMAGYQTQ, from the exons ATGGAAGACGAGAGCCACCCAAAAACCCT ttACGTGGGAAACCTGTCTAGGGATGTTACAGAGAACTTAATCCTTCAGTTGTTCACCCAGATTGGTCCTTGTAAAAGTTGTAAAATGATAACTGAG TTGGATAATGTTGGATTTTCTATATTGCAGCACACAAGCAATGACCCATATTGTTTTGTGGAGTTCTATGAACACAGAGATGCTGCAGCTGCTTTAGCAGCAATGAATGGCAGGAAGATTCTAGGAAAG GAGGTCAAGGTGAATTGGGCAACGACTCCAAGCAGTCAGAAGAAAGACACATCCA aTCATTTCCATGTTTTTGTGGGAGATCTGAGTCCTGAGATCACCACTGATGATATTAGAGCCGCATTTGCTCCTTTTGGGAAAATCTC CGATGCTCGTGTGGTGAAGGATATGACAACAGGGAAATCAAAGGGGTATGGATTTGTGTCCTTCTATAACAAACTG GATGCGGAGAATGCCATAGTACACATGGGCGGCCAGTGGTTAGGAGGACGGCAGATTCGGACCAACTGGGCCACTAGGAAGCCCCCAGCCCCTAAGAATACTCAAGATG CCAGCCCAAAGCAGCTGAGATATGAAGATGTTGTGAACCAGTCAAGTCCTCAGAACTGCACTGTATACTGTGGTGGCATTCAATCAGGCCTCTCGG ACCACCTCATGCGACAGACGTTTTCACCTTTTGGGCAAATAATGGAAATCAGAGTTTTCCCAGAAAAAGGCTATTCTTTTATCAG GTTCTCTTCCCATGAAAGTGCTGCCCATGCCATTGTGTCAGTGAATGGAACAACCATTGAAGGCCATATTGTTAAGTGCTACTGGGGCAAAGAGTCACCTGATATGGCAAAAACTGTCCAGCCTGTAACAGAACAA GTTGGTTATTTCCAGCAGGTGGATTATGGACAGTGGGGCCACTGGAATCAGGTGTATGGAAATCCTCAGCAGTACGGCCAGTACATGACAAATGGATGGCAAGTACCTTCCTATGGAATGTATGGACAGACATGGAATCAGCAGGGATTTGGAGTGGA ACAATCACAGTCCCCTGCCTGGGTAGGAGGGTTTGGGACTCAGCCCTCTCAGGCACAGCCTGGCCCTGTGATGAACCAGGCTAACTTTGGCATGGCTGGATACCAGACACAGTGA
- the tial1 gene encoding nucleolysin TIAR isoform X2 yields MEDESHPKTLYVGNLSRDVTENLILQLFTQIGPCKSCKMITELDNVGFSILQHTSNDPYCFVEFYEHRDAAAALAAMNGRKILGKEVKVNWATTPSSQKKDTSNHFHVFVGDLSPEITTDDIRAAFAPFGKISDARVVKDMTTGKSKGYGFVSFYNKLDAENAIVHMGGQWLGGRQIRTNWATRKPPAPKNTQDASPKQLRYEDVVNQSSPQNCTVYCGGIQSGLSDHLMRQTFSPFGQIMEIRVFPEKGYSFIRFSSHESAAHAIVSVNGTTIEGHIVKCYWGKESPDMAKTVQPVTEQQVDYGQWGHWNQVYGNPQQYGQYMTNGWQVPSYGMYGQTWNQQGFGVEQSQSPAWVGGFGTQPSQAQPGPVMNQANFGMAGYQTQ; encoded by the exons ATGGAAGACGAGAGCCACCCAAAAACCCT ttACGTGGGAAACCTGTCTAGGGATGTTACAGAGAACTTAATCCTTCAGTTGTTCACCCAGATTGGTCCTTGTAAAAGTTGTAAAATGATAACTGAG TTGGATAATGTTGGATTTTCTATATTGCAGCACACAAGCAATGACCCATATTGTTTTGTGGAGTTCTATGAACACAGAGATGCTGCAGCTGCTTTAGCAGCAATGAATGGCAGGAAGATTCTAGGAAAG GAGGTCAAGGTGAATTGGGCAACGACTCCAAGCAGTCAGAAGAAAGACACATCCA aTCATTTCCATGTTTTTGTGGGAGATCTGAGTCCTGAGATCACCACTGATGATATTAGAGCCGCATTTGCTCCTTTTGGGAAAATCTC CGATGCTCGTGTGGTGAAGGATATGACAACAGGGAAATCAAAGGGGTATGGATTTGTGTCCTTCTATAACAAACTG GATGCGGAGAATGCCATAGTACACATGGGCGGCCAGTGGTTAGGAGGACGGCAGATTCGGACCAACTGGGCCACTAGGAAGCCCCCAGCCCCTAAGAATACTCAAGATG CCAGCCCAAAGCAGCTGAGATATGAAGATGTTGTGAACCAGTCAAGTCCTCAGAACTGCACTGTATACTGTGGTGGCATTCAATCAGGCCTCTCGG ACCACCTCATGCGACAGACGTTTTCACCTTTTGGGCAAATAATGGAAATCAGAGTTTTCCCAGAAAAAGGCTATTCTTTTATCAG GTTCTCTTCCCATGAAAGTGCTGCCCATGCCATTGTGTCAGTGAATGGAACAACCATTGAAGGCCATATTGTTAAGTGCTACTGGGGCAAAGAGTCACCTGATATGGCAAAAACTGTCCAGCCTGTAACAGAACAA CAGGTGGATTATGGACAGTGGGGCCACTGGAATCAGGTGTATGGAAATCCTCAGCAGTACGGCCAGTACATGACAAATGGATGGCAAGTACCTTCCTATGGAATGTATGGACAGACATGGAATCAGCAGGGATTTGGAGTGGA ACAATCACAGTCCCCTGCCTGGGTAGGAGGGTTTGGGACTCAGCCCTCTCAGGCACAGCCTGGCCCTGTGATGAACCAGGCTAACTTTGGCATGGCTGGATACCAGACACAGTGA
- the tial1 gene encoding nucleolysin TIAR isoform X11: protein MEDESHPKTLYVGNLSRDVTENLILQLFTQIGPCKSCKMITEHTSNDPYCFVEFYEHRDAAAALAAMNGRKILGKEVKVNWATTPSSQKKDTSNHFHVFVGDLSPEITTDDIRAAFAPFGKISDARVVKDMTTGKSKGYGFVSFYNKLDAENAIVHMGGQWLGGRQIRTNWATRKPPAPKNTQDASPKQLRYEDVVNQSSPQNCTVYCGGIQSGLSDHLMRQTFSPFGQIMEIRVFPEKGYSFIR from the exons ATGGAAGACGAGAGCCACCCAAAAACCCT ttACGTGGGAAACCTGTCTAGGGATGTTACAGAGAACTTAATCCTTCAGTTGTTCACCCAGATTGGTCCTTGTAAAAGTTGTAAAATGATAACTGAG CACACAAGCAATGACCCATATTGTTTTGTGGAGTTCTATGAACACAGAGATGCTGCAGCTGCTTTAGCAGCAATGAATGGCAGGAAGATTCTAGGAAAG GAGGTCAAGGTGAATTGGGCAACGACTCCAAGCAGTCAGAAGAAAGACACATCCA aTCATTTCCATGTTTTTGTGGGAGATCTGAGTCCTGAGATCACCACTGATGATATTAGAGCCGCATTTGCTCCTTTTGGGAAAATCTC CGATGCTCGTGTGGTGAAGGATATGACAACAGGGAAATCAAAGGGGTATGGATTTGTGTCCTTCTATAACAAACTG GATGCGGAGAATGCCATAGTACACATGGGCGGCCAGTGGTTAGGAGGACGGCAGATTCGGACCAACTGGGCCACTAGGAAGCCCCCAGCCCCTAAGAATACTCAAGATG CCAGCCCAAAGCAGCTGAGATATGAAGATGTTGTGAACCAGTCAAGTCCTCAGAACTGCACTGTATACTGTGGTGGCATTCAATCAGGCCTCTCGG ACCACCTCATGCGACAGACGTTTTCACCTTTTGGGCAAATAATGGAAATCAGAGTTTTCCCAGAAAAAGGCTATTCTTTTATCAGGTAG
- the tial1 gene encoding nucleolysin TIAR isoform X10 codes for MEDESHPKTLYVGNLSRDVTENLILQLFTQIGPCKSCKMITELDNVGFSILQHTSNDPYCFVEFYEHRDAAAALAAMNGRKILGKEVKVNWATTPSSQKKDTSNHFHVFVGDLSPEITTDDIRAAFAPFGKISDARVVKDMTTGKSKGYGFVSFYNKLDAENAIVHMGGQWLGGRQIRTNWATRKPPAPKNTQDEAIRAELME; via the exons ATGGAAGACGAGAGCCACCCAAAAACCCT ttACGTGGGAAACCTGTCTAGGGATGTTACAGAGAACTTAATCCTTCAGTTGTTCACCCAGATTGGTCCTTGTAAAAGTTGTAAAATGATAACTGAG TTGGATAATGTTGGATTTTCTATATTGCAGCACACAAGCAATGACCCATATTGTTTTGTGGAGTTCTATGAACACAGAGATGCTGCAGCTGCTTTAGCAGCAATGAATGGCAGGAAGATTCTAGGAAAG GAGGTCAAGGTGAATTGGGCAACGACTCCAAGCAGTCAGAAGAAAGACACATCCA aTCATTTCCATGTTTTTGTGGGAGATCTGAGTCCTGAGATCACCACTGATGATATTAGAGCCGCATTTGCTCCTTTTGGGAAAATCTC CGATGCTCGTGTGGTGAAGGATATGACAACAGGGAAATCAAAGGGGTATGGATTTGTGTCCTTCTATAACAAACTG GATGCGGAGAATGCCATAGTACACATGGGCGGCCAGTGGTTAGGAGGACGGCAGATTCGGACCAACTGGGCCACTAGGAAGCCCCCAGCCCCTAAGAATACTCAAGATG AGGCAATACGAGCTGAGTTGATGgaatga
- the tial1 gene encoding nucleolysin TIAR isoform X8: MILEPHLLLLGKSQMLIGLDRSLKANSKELCTLGTQIDARVVKDMTTGKSKGYGFVSFYNKLDAENAIVHMGGQWLGGRQIRTNWATRKPPAPKNTQDASPKQLRYEDVVNQSSPQNCTVYCGGIQSGLSDHLMRQTFSPFGQIMEIRVFPEKGYSFIRFSSHESAAHAIVSVNGTTIEGHIVKCYWGKESPDMAKTVQPVTEQVGYFQQVDYGQWGHWNQVYGNPQQYGQYMTNGWQVPSYGMYGQTWNQQGFGVEQSQSPAWVGGFGTQPSQAQPGPVMNQANFGMAGYQTQ, encoded by the exons ATGATATTAGAGCCGCATTTGCTCCTTTTGGGAAAATCTC AAATGCTCATAGGATTGGACAGGAGCTTGAAGGCTAACAGCAAGGAACTGTGCACACTGGGAACTCAGAT CGATGCTCGTGTGGTGAAGGATATGACAACAGGGAAATCAAAGGGGTATGGATTTGTGTCCTTCTATAACAAACTG GATGCGGAGAATGCCATAGTACACATGGGCGGCCAGTGGTTAGGAGGACGGCAGATTCGGACCAACTGGGCCACTAGGAAGCCCCCAGCCCCTAAGAATACTCAAGATG CCAGCCCAAAGCAGCTGAGATATGAAGATGTTGTGAACCAGTCAAGTCCTCAGAACTGCACTGTATACTGTGGTGGCATTCAATCAGGCCTCTCGG ACCACCTCATGCGACAGACGTTTTCACCTTTTGGGCAAATAATGGAAATCAGAGTTTTCCCAGAAAAAGGCTATTCTTTTATCAG GTTCTCTTCCCATGAAAGTGCTGCCCATGCCATTGTGTCAGTGAATGGAACAACCATTGAAGGCCATATTGTTAAGTGCTACTGGGGCAAAGAGTCACCTGATATGGCAAAAACTGTCCAGCCTGTAACAGAACAA GTTGGTTATTTCCAGCAGGTGGATTATGGACAGTGGGGCCACTGGAATCAGGTGTATGGAAATCCTCAGCAGTACGGCCAGTACATGACAAATGGATGGCAAGTACCTTCCTATGGAATGTATGGACAGACATGGAATCAGCAGGGATTTGGAGTGGA ACAATCACAGTCCCCTGCCTGGGTAGGAGGGTTTGGGACTCAGCCCTCTCAGGCACAGCCTGGCCCTGTGATGAACCAGGCTAACTTTGGCATGGCTGGATACCAGACACAGTGA
- the tial1 gene encoding nucleolysin TIAR isoform X4 — protein sequence MEDESHPKTLYVGNLSRDVTENLILQLFTQIGPCKSCKMITEHTSNDPYCFVEFYEHRDAAAALAAMNGRKILGKEVKVNWATTPSSQKKDTSNHFHVFVGDLSPEITTDDIRAAFAPFGKISDARVVKDMTTGKSKGYGFVSFYNKLDAENAIVHMGGQWLGGRQIRTNWATRKPPAPKNTQDASPKQLRYEDVVNQSSPQNCTVYCGGIQSGLSDHLMRQTFSPFGQIMEIRVFPEKGYSFIRFSSHESAAHAIVSVNGTTIEGHIVKCYWGKESPDMAKTVQPVTEQVGYFQQVDYGQWGHWNQVYGNPQQYGQYMTNGWQVPSYGMYGQTWNQQGFGVEQSQSPAWVGGFGTQPSQAQPGPVMNQANFGMAGYQTQ from the exons ATGGAAGACGAGAGCCACCCAAAAACCCT ttACGTGGGAAACCTGTCTAGGGATGTTACAGAGAACTTAATCCTTCAGTTGTTCACCCAGATTGGTCCTTGTAAAAGTTGTAAAATGATAACTGAG CACACAAGCAATGACCCATATTGTTTTGTGGAGTTCTATGAACACAGAGATGCTGCAGCTGCTTTAGCAGCAATGAATGGCAGGAAGATTCTAGGAAAG GAGGTCAAGGTGAATTGGGCAACGACTCCAAGCAGTCAGAAGAAAGACACATCCA aTCATTTCCATGTTTTTGTGGGAGATCTGAGTCCTGAGATCACCACTGATGATATTAGAGCCGCATTTGCTCCTTTTGGGAAAATCTC CGATGCTCGTGTGGTGAAGGATATGACAACAGGGAAATCAAAGGGGTATGGATTTGTGTCCTTCTATAACAAACTG GATGCGGAGAATGCCATAGTACACATGGGCGGCCAGTGGTTAGGAGGACGGCAGATTCGGACCAACTGGGCCACTAGGAAGCCCCCAGCCCCTAAGAATACTCAAGATG CCAGCCCAAAGCAGCTGAGATATGAAGATGTTGTGAACCAGTCAAGTCCTCAGAACTGCACTGTATACTGTGGTGGCATTCAATCAGGCCTCTCGG ACCACCTCATGCGACAGACGTTTTCACCTTTTGGGCAAATAATGGAAATCAGAGTTTTCCCAGAAAAAGGCTATTCTTTTATCAG GTTCTCTTCCCATGAAAGTGCTGCCCATGCCATTGTGTCAGTGAATGGAACAACCATTGAAGGCCATATTGTTAAGTGCTACTGGGGCAAAGAGTCACCTGATATGGCAAAAACTGTCCAGCCTGTAACAGAACAA GTTGGTTATTTCCAGCAGGTGGATTATGGACAGTGGGGCCACTGGAATCAGGTGTATGGAAATCCTCAGCAGTACGGCCAGTACATGACAAATGGATGGCAAGTACCTTCCTATGGAATGTATGGACAGACATGGAATCAGCAGGGATTTGGAGTGGA ACAATCACAGTCCCCTGCCTGGGTAGGAGGGTTTGGGACTCAGCCCTCTCAGGCACAGCCTGGCCCTGTGATGAACCAGGCTAACTTTGGCATGGCTGGATACCAGACACAGTGA
- the tial1 gene encoding nucleolysin TIAR isoform X6, protein MITELDNVGFSILQHTSNDPYCFVEFYEHRDAAAALAAMNGRKILGKEVKVNWATTPSSQKKDTSNHFHVFVGDLSPEITTDDIRAAFAPFGKISDARVVKDMTTGKSKGYGFVSFYNKLDAENAIVHMGGQWLGGRQIRTNWATRKPPAPKNTQDASPKQLRYEDVVNQSSPQNCTVYCGGIQSGLSDHLMRQTFSPFGQIMEIRVFPEKGYSFIRFSSHESAAHAIVSVNGTTIEGHIVKCYWGKESPDMAKTVQPVTEQVGYFQQVDYGQWGHWNQVYGNPQQYGQYMTNGWQVPSYGMYGQTWNQQGFGVEQSQSPAWVGGFGTQPSQAQPGPVMNQANFGMAGYQTQ, encoded by the exons ATGATAACTGAG TTGGATAATGTTGGATTTTCTATATTGCAGCACACAAGCAATGACCCATATTGTTTTGTGGAGTTCTATGAACACAGAGATGCTGCAGCTGCTTTAGCAGCAATGAATGGCAGGAAGATTCTAGGAAAG GAGGTCAAGGTGAATTGGGCAACGACTCCAAGCAGTCAGAAGAAAGACACATCCA aTCATTTCCATGTTTTTGTGGGAGATCTGAGTCCTGAGATCACCACTGATGATATTAGAGCCGCATTTGCTCCTTTTGGGAAAATCTC CGATGCTCGTGTGGTGAAGGATATGACAACAGGGAAATCAAAGGGGTATGGATTTGTGTCCTTCTATAACAAACTG GATGCGGAGAATGCCATAGTACACATGGGCGGCCAGTGGTTAGGAGGACGGCAGATTCGGACCAACTGGGCCACTAGGAAGCCCCCAGCCCCTAAGAATACTCAAGATG CCAGCCCAAAGCAGCTGAGATATGAAGATGTTGTGAACCAGTCAAGTCCTCAGAACTGCACTGTATACTGTGGTGGCATTCAATCAGGCCTCTCGG ACCACCTCATGCGACAGACGTTTTCACCTTTTGGGCAAATAATGGAAATCAGAGTTTTCCCAGAAAAAGGCTATTCTTTTATCAG GTTCTCTTCCCATGAAAGTGCTGCCCATGCCATTGTGTCAGTGAATGGAACAACCATTGAAGGCCATATTGTTAAGTGCTACTGGGGCAAAGAGTCACCTGATATGGCAAAAACTGTCCAGCCTGTAACAGAACAA GTTGGTTATTTCCAGCAGGTGGATTATGGACAGTGGGGCCACTGGAATCAGGTGTATGGAAATCCTCAGCAGTACGGCCAGTACATGACAAATGGATGGCAAGTACCTTCCTATGGAATGTATGGACAGACATGGAATCAGCAGGGATTTGGAGTGGA ACAATCACAGTCCCCTGCCTGGGTAGGAGGGTTTGGGACTCAGCCCTCTCAGGCACAGCCTGGCCCTGTGATGAACCAGGCTAACTTTGGCATGGCTGGATACCAGACACAGTGA
- the tial1 gene encoding nucleolysin TIAR isoform X3: MEDESHPKTLYVGNLSRDVTENLILQLFTQIGPCKSCKMITELDNVGFSILQHTSNDPYCFVEFYEHRDAAAALAAMNGRKILGKEVKVNWATTPSSQKKDTSNHFHVFVGDLSPEITTDDIRAAFAPFGKISDARVVKDMTTGKSKGYGFVSFYNKLDAENAIVHMGGQWLGGRQIRTNWATRKPPAPKNTQDASPKQLRYEDVVNQSSPQNCTVYCGGIQSGLSDHLMRQTFSPFGQIMEIRVFPEKGYSFIRFSSHESAAHAIVSVNGTTIEGHIVKCYWGKESPDMAKTVQPVTEQVDYGQWGHWNQVYGNPQQYGQYMTNGWQVPSYGMYGQTWNQQGFGVEQSQSPAWVGGFGTQPSQAQPGPVMNQANFGMAGYQTQ; this comes from the exons ATGGAAGACGAGAGCCACCCAAAAACCCT ttACGTGGGAAACCTGTCTAGGGATGTTACAGAGAACTTAATCCTTCAGTTGTTCACCCAGATTGGTCCTTGTAAAAGTTGTAAAATGATAACTGAG TTGGATAATGTTGGATTTTCTATATTGCAGCACACAAGCAATGACCCATATTGTTTTGTGGAGTTCTATGAACACAGAGATGCTGCAGCTGCTTTAGCAGCAATGAATGGCAGGAAGATTCTAGGAAAG GAGGTCAAGGTGAATTGGGCAACGACTCCAAGCAGTCAGAAGAAAGACACATCCA aTCATTTCCATGTTTTTGTGGGAGATCTGAGTCCTGAGATCACCACTGATGATATTAGAGCCGCATTTGCTCCTTTTGGGAAAATCTC CGATGCTCGTGTGGTGAAGGATATGACAACAGGGAAATCAAAGGGGTATGGATTTGTGTCCTTCTATAACAAACTG GATGCGGAGAATGCCATAGTACACATGGGCGGCCAGTGGTTAGGAGGACGGCAGATTCGGACCAACTGGGCCACTAGGAAGCCCCCAGCCCCTAAGAATACTCAAGATG CCAGCCCAAAGCAGCTGAGATATGAAGATGTTGTGAACCAGTCAAGTCCTCAGAACTGCACTGTATACTGTGGTGGCATTCAATCAGGCCTCTCGG ACCACCTCATGCGACAGACGTTTTCACCTTTTGGGCAAATAATGGAAATCAGAGTTTTCCCAGAAAAAGGCTATTCTTTTATCAG GTTCTCTTCCCATGAAAGTGCTGCCCATGCCATTGTGTCAGTGAATGGAACAACCATTGAAGGCCATATTGTTAAGTGCTACTGGGGCAAAGAGTCACCTGATATGGCAAAAACTGTCCAGCCTGTAACAGAACAA GTGGATTATGGACAGTGGGGCCACTGGAATCAGGTGTATGGAAATCCTCAGCAGTACGGCCAGTACATGACAAATGGATGGCAAGTACCTTCCTATGGAATGTATGGACAGACATGGAATCAGCAGGGATTTGGAGTGGA ACAATCACAGTCCCCTGCCTGGGTAGGAGGGTTTGGGACTCAGCCCTCTCAGGCACAGCCTGGCCCTGTGATGAACCAGGCTAACTTTGGCATGGCTGGATACCAGACACAGTGA
- the tial1 gene encoding nucleolysin TIAR isoform X5 — translation MEDESHPKTLYVGNLSRDVTENLILQLFTQIGPCKSCKMITEHTSNDPYCFVEFYEHRDAAAALAAMNGRKILGKEVKVNWATTPSSQKKDTSNHFHVFVGDLSPEITTDDIRAAFAPFGKISDARVVKDMTTGKSKGYGFVSFYNKLDAENAIVHMGGQWLGGRQIRTNWATRKPPAPKNTQDASPKQLRYEDVVNQSSPQNCTVYCGGIQSGLSDHLMRQTFSPFGQIMEIRVFPEKGYSFIRFSSHESAAHAIVSVNGTTIEGHIVKCYWGKESPDMAKTVQPVTEQVDYGQWGHWNQVYGNPQQYGQYMTNGWQVPSYGMYGQTWNQQGFGVEQSQSPAWVGGFGTQPSQAQPGPVMNQANFGMAGYQTQ, via the exons ATGGAAGACGAGAGCCACCCAAAAACCCT ttACGTGGGAAACCTGTCTAGGGATGTTACAGAGAACTTAATCCTTCAGTTGTTCACCCAGATTGGTCCTTGTAAAAGTTGTAAAATGATAACTGAG CACACAAGCAATGACCCATATTGTTTTGTGGAGTTCTATGAACACAGAGATGCTGCAGCTGCTTTAGCAGCAATGAATGGCAGGAAGATTCTAGGAAAG GAGGTCAAGGTGAATTGGGCAACGACTCCAAGCAGTCAGAAGAAAGACACATCCA aTCATTTCCATGTTTTTGTGGGAGATCTGAGTCCTGAGATCACCACTGATGATATTAGAGCCGCATTTGCTCCTTTTGGGAAAATCTC CGATGCTCGTGTGGTGAAGGATATGACAACAGGGAAATCAAAGGGGTATGGATTTGTGTCCTTCTATAACAAACTG GATGCGGAGAATGCCATAGTACACATGGGCGGCCAGTGGTTAGGAGGACGGCAGATTCGGACCAACTGGGCCACTAGGAAGCCCCCAGCCCCTAAGAATACTCAAGATG CCAGCCCAAAGCAGCTGAGATATGAAGATGTTGTGAACCAGTCAAGTCCTCAGAACTGCACTGTATACTGTGGTGGCATTCAATCAGGCCTCTCGG ACCACCTCATGCGACAGACGTTTTCACCTTTTGGGCAAATAATGGAAATCAGAGTTTTCCCAGAAAAAGGCTATTCTTTTATCAG GTTCTCTTCCCATGAAAGTGCTGCCCATGCCATTGTGTCAGTGAATGGAACAACCATTGAAGGCCATATTGTTAAGTGCTACTGGGGCAAAGAGTCACCTGATATGGCAAAAACTGTCCAGCCTGTAACAGAACAA GTGGATTATGGACAGTGGGGCCACTGGAATCAGGTGTATGGAAATCCTCAGCAGTACGGCCAGTACATGACAAATGGATGGCAAGTACCTTCCTATGGAATGTATGGACAGACATGGAATCAGCAGGGATTTGGAGTGGA ACAATCACAGTCCCCTGCCTGGGTAGGAGGGTTTGGGACTCAGCCCTCTCAGGCACAGCCTGGCCCTGTGATGAACCAGGCTAACTTTGGCATGGCTGGATACCAGACACAGTGA